One genomic region from Bradyrhizobium icense encodes:
- a CDS encoding SMP-30/gluconolactonase/LRE family protein — translation MQIEIVADLKTTLGEGPLWDVEQQRLYWIDSIDGRVFRATADGRELRAWDVGAKIGSMALRRDGTHALVALQTGVHDLDLESGALTLIATPETHLPRNRLNDGKVDRRGRFLFGSMDTLEDEASGRLYRLDPDLSLHVLDEKIIVSNGPCWSPDDRTFYFADTWTGEIWAYDYDIETGAATKRRRFAPVDRSNGGAADGATVDAEGFLWQALVYDGKLVRYAPDGSLDRIIEMPVRKVTSVMFGGPNLDILYVTSMAKPPLPRFPDDGQQRGALFAITGLGIKGIPEPRFGS, via the coding sequence TTGCAGATCGAGATCGTGGCGGATCTGAAGACGACGCTTGGCGAAGGCCCGCTTTGGGACGTCGAGCAGCAACGTCTGTACTGGATAGACAGCATTGATGGTCGCGTTTTTCGCGCGACCGCAGATGGACGCGAGCTTCGCGCCTGGGACGTCGGGGCGAAGATCGGCTCGATGGCGCTGCGGCGCGACGGTACGCATGCGCTCGTTGCGCTCCAAACGGGGGTGCATGATCTCGATCTGGAGAGCGGCGCGCTGACGCTGATCGCAACACCCGAGACACATTTGCCGCGCAATCGGTTGAATGACGGTAAAGTCGATCGCCGAGGACGTTTCCTGTTTGGCTCCATGGATACGCTGGAGGACGAGGCCTCCGGCCGTCTCTATAGGCTCGATCCCGATCTCTCGCTGCACGTCTTGGACGAGAAGATCATCGTCTCCAATGGCCCGTGCTGGAGCCCGGACGACCGGACCTTCTATTTCGCCGACACCTGGACGGGAGAGATCTGGGCCTACGACTATGACATCGAGACCGGTGCTGCGACGAAGCGGCGACGTTTCGCGCCAGTGGATCGTTCGAATGGCGGTGCGGCGGACGGCGCCACCGTCGATGCAGAAGGCTTTCTATGGCAGGCGCTGGTCTACGATGGAAAGCTCGTGCGCTACGCGCCGGACGGCAGCCTTGACCGCATTATCGAGATGCCGGTGCGCAAGGTCACGAGCGTGATGTTCGGTGGTCCAAATCTGGACATTCTGTACGTGACGTCCATGGCGAAGCCGCCCTTGCCGCGCTTTCCCGATGACGGACAGCAGCGCGGCGCGCTATTTGCAATCACGGGGCTCGGCATCAAGGGCATCCCGGAGCCGCGCTTCGGGAGCTGA
- a CDS encoding SDR family oxidoreductase, which yields MSVLQRLVPYPELRVLISAGASGIGAALAGAFVEAGAHVHICDINKDALAAFRDRHPKVLATMADVSDREAVATVFRAQAARWSGLDVLINNAGIAGPTGGIDAIAEFDWQQTIDINLNAQYRFACPAVPMLRQSRYGQIICMASVAGRLGYAWRTPYAATKWAIVGLVKSLAAELGPEDIRVNALLPGIVEGPRMEGVIRARAEQLHTSYDTMRQEYLKKISLRRMVTAEDVAAMALFLCSPGGRNVTGQAISIDGNVEYL from the coding sequence ATGAGTGTGTTGCAGCGTCTTGTGCCTTACCCGGAGCTGCGTGTCCTGATCTCGGCAGGCGCGTCCGGTATTGGCGCCGCACTTGCCGGAGCCTTCGTTGAGGCAGGTGCGCATGTGCATATCTGCGACATCAACAAGGATGCGCTTGCAGCCTTCCGCGATCGGCATCCAAAGGTGCTTGCCACAATGGCCGACGTGTCGGACCGCGAGGCGGTAGCCACCGTCTTTCGCGCGCAAGCTGCGCGTTGGAGCGGTCTCGACGTACTCATCAACAATGCGGGCATTGCCGGACCGACCGGCGGAATCGACGCTATTGCAGAGTTCGACTGGCAGCAAACAATCGACATCAACCTCAACGCGCAGTACCGCTTCGCCTGTCCCGCGGTGCCGATGCTTCGCCAGTCGCGCTATGGGCAGATCATCTGCATGGCCTCCGTTGCCGGCCGGCTCGGCTATGCATGGCGTACCCCGTACGCCGCAACGAAATGGGCCATTGTCGGGCTCGTCAAATCGCTTGCCGCTGAACTCGGTCCCGAGGACATCCGCGTCAACGCGCTCTTGCCCGGCATCGTCGAGGGTCCGCGAATGGAAGGCGTGATCCGCGCGCGCGCCGAGCAGCTCCATACCAGCTACGACACGATGCGCCAGGAATACCTCAAGAAGATCTCACTGCGTCGCATGGTGACGGCCGAGGACGTAGCGGCGATGGCCCTATTCCTCTGCTCGCCAGGTGGACGCAACGTGACCGGCCAGGCGATCAGCATCGATGGGAACGTGGAATATCTATGA
- a CDS encoding nucleotidyl transferase AbiEii/AbiGii toxin family protein: MADAFLNLPVGDRREALNVAADQSGRPAHLLEKDVWVVWALATLYGSALGQHLVFKGGTSLSKAYGVIRRFSEDVDLTYDIRAIAPDLVEANGEALPKTRSEEKRWSSEVRKRLPEWVAGTAQPVIAGALAAEALVATIRVEGEKLFIDYEPIAAGSGYVAPSVMLEFGARSTGEPASLRDIACDASGLIEGVTFPTARPRVMHAERTFWEKATAIHVFCLQERLRSDRFARHWHDVVRLDEAGLAEAAFADRALASAVARHKGMFFAEKAADRSPIDYAAAVNGGLQLVPGGDAAKALEEDYGRMVEDGLLLDDAENFEVLMARSADIARRANEAAK; encoded by the coding sequence ATGGCTGACGCCTTTCTCAACCTCCCGGTCGGTGATCGCCGCGAGGCGCTGAACGTTGCGGCCGATCAGTCGGGACGACCGGCGCACCTCCTTGAGAAGGATGTGTGGGTGGTATGGGCGCTCGCCACGCTCTACGGATCGGCGCTCGGCCAACATCTGGTGTTCAAGGGCGGCACGTCACTGTCGAAGGCCTACGGGGTCATCCGGCGTTTTTCCGAGGACGTCGATCTGACCTACGACATCCGGGCGATCGCGCCCGACCTGGTGGAGGCCAATGGCGAGGCGTTGCCGAAAACACGTAGCGAGGAGAAGCGCTGGTCGAGCGAGGTGCGCAAGCGCCTGCCGGAGTGGGTGGCGGGAACCGCGCAGCCGGTCATCGCGGGCGCGTTGGCGGCGGAGGCGTTGGTTGCCACGATCCGCGTCGAGGGCGAGAAGCTGTTCATCGACTATGAACCGATTGCGGCGGGCTCCGGCTACGTGGCGCCGAGCGTGATGCTCGAGTTCGGCGCGCGATCGACGGGCGAGCCGGCAAGTCTGCGGGATATCGCCTGCGACGCATCCGGCCTGATCGAAGGCGTAACGTTCCCGACCGCAAGGCCCCGCGTGATGCACGCCGAGCGAACCTTCTGGGAAAAGGCGACGGCGATCCACGTCTTCTGCCTGCAGGAGCGGCTTCGCAGCGATCGCTTCGCACGACACTGGCACGATGTCGTGCGGCTGGATGAGGCCGGTCTTGCGGAAGCGGCTTTCGCGGATCGCGCGCTGGCGAGCGCGGTCGCGCGCCACAAGGGCATGTTCTTCGCCGAGAAGGCCGCTGACCGCAGTCCGATCGATTACGCGGCTGCCGTGAATGGCGGTCTACAGCTCGTGCCTGGCGGCGATGCCGCGAAAGCGCTGGAAGAAGACTATGGTCGCATGGTCGAGGACGGTCTGCTGTTGGACGATGCCGAAAACTTCGAAGTGCTCATGGCGCGCAGTGCAGATATCGCGCGCCGAGCAAACGAGGCGGCGAAATAG
- a CDS encoding AbiEi antitoxin N-terminal domain-containing protein: MQRLTEQILAHAEGVPEGTPVAAKSLLHLGNRAAVDQALSRLTERGQLIRAGRGVYLRPITSRFGTRAPSVQQAVEALASQRGEVIVPSGAAAANTLGLTTQVPVRSVYLTSGRSRTMNLGKQVVELRHAPRWQLALAHKPAGEAVRALAWLGPEKVEAALKTLKRKLPPATFSELVAAAPQLPTWLARSVGKAAHG; the protein is encoded by the coding sequence ATGCAACGGTTAACCGAACAGATTCTCGCGCATGCCGAAGGGGTGCCGGAAGGTACGCCCGTGGCGGCTAAGAGCTTGCTCCACCTCGGTAATCGCGCCGCGGTGGATCAGGCCTTGTCGCGTTTGACCGAGCGGGGCCAACTGATCCGGGCCGGTCGGGGCGTTTATCTCCGTCCCATCACGAGCCGGTTCGGCACGCGGGCTCCCTCCGTCCAGCAGGCGGTCGAGGCGCTCGCCAGCCAGCGCGGCGAAGTCATCGTCCCGAGCGGGGCGGCGGCGGCCAATACGCTCGGCCTGACGACCCAGGTGCCGGTTCGGTCGGTCTATCTGACCTCCGGCCGGAGCCGAACGATGAATCTCGGCAAGCAGGTCGTCGAACTTCGTCACGCTCCGCGGTGGCAACTCGCCCTGGCTCACAAGCCGGCGGGCGAGGCGGTGCGGGCGCTGGCCTGGCTTGGGCCGGAGAAGGTGGAAGCCGCCCTGAAAACATTGAAGCGCAAGCTCCCGCCGGCCACTTTCAGTGAACTGGTTGCGGCAGCGCCGCAGCTTCCGACCTGGCTCGCGCGCAGCGTGGGAAAGGCGGCGCATGGCTGA
- a CDS encoding alpha/beta fold hydrolase — protein MHPINLRGSAWAEIVPAFADRFAIVPDMRGFGDSPPAEQYDIARWAKDCIDAVDRAGVDRFHAIGGSLGGAISVYLAAAEPKRVISVVAVGSQLYSRDPDNAAVLSTLEHHTVTEMFELVLPKYALAPNASAEVVAKAMALRNPNGKDDIRRVWRAACAADIRALVASVSCPVTVVTGEFDLTCPPAAGAEMAAMLRAPHVLLPGIGHLPMLEDPPALIAAIKAHLKRVES, from the coding sequence GTGCATCCGATCAATCTGAGGGGCTCGGCGTGGGCGGAGATCGTACCGGCGTTCGCCGACCGGTTCGCGATCGTCCCTGACATGCGTGGATTCGGTGACTCGCCGCCGGCCGAGCAATACGACATTGCGAGGTGGGCGAAAGACTGCATCGACGCCGTCGACCGGGCGGGCGTCGATCGCTTTCACGCCATCGGCGGCTCGCTTGGTGGAGCAATCTCAGTCTATCTCGCAGCCGCCGAGCCCAAACGGGTCATCTCGGTTGTTGCGGTGGGCAGCCAGCTCTACTCGCGAGATCCCGACAATGCGGCGGTGCTATCCACCCTCGAACATCACACCGTCACCGAGATGTTTGAATTAGTCCTGCCGAAATACGCCCTCGCTCCGAACGCATCCGCCGAGGTGGTGGCCAAGGCCATGGCATTGCGCAATCCCAACGGCAAGGATGACATCCGTCGCGTGTGGCGGGCCGCCTGCGCGGCCGATATTCGGGCCCTGGTGGCTAGTGTCAGCTGTCCTGTGACGGTTGTGACAGGCGAGTTCGACCTTACCTGCCCTCCCGCGGCCGGCGCGGAAATGGCAGCCATGCTGCGTGCTCCACACGTTCTCCTGCCGGGCATCGGTCATTTGCCGATGCTGGAAGATCCGCCGGCTTTGATCGCCGCGATCAAGGCGCATCTCAAACGTGTGGAGTCCTGA
- a CDS encoding 3-keto-5-aminohexanoate cleavage protein, producing the protein MTKTGKVILTCALTGAIHTPSMSAHLPVTPDQIIEEGVRAAEAGAAILHVHARNPKTGQPDQSVEGFQRILPELSRRSRAVINITTGGSPFMTVAERVEPARRFRPELASLNMGSFNFGLFPMLERYRDFTHQWERRHLESSRNLVFRNTFAEIEEVLSLCAPGGTRFEFECYDVGHLYNLKHFVDRSLVRPPFFIQSVFGLLGGIGAHYEDVATMRRTAERLFGDDYVWSVLGAGAAQMRVGAMAAAMGGNIRVGLEDSLWAGPGKLASSSAEQVRLARSILAGLGLELATPDEARAMLKLKGTGDVGF; encoded by the coding sequence ATGACCAAGACCGGCAAGGTCATTCTCACCTGCGCGCTGACTGGCGCGATTCACACGCCCTCAATGTCAGCGCATCTTCCCGTGACGCCGGACCAGATTATCGAAGAGGGGGTACGTGCCGCGGAAGCTGGTGCTGCGATCCTGCATGTGCACGCGCGTAACCCTAAGACGGGTCAGCCGGACCAATCGGTCGAAGGATTTCAGAGGATTTTGCCGGAGCTGAGCCGCCGTTCCCGAGCCGTGATCAACATCACCACCGGCGGCAGCCCATTCATGACGGTTGCCGAACGCGTGGAGCCTGCCCGTCGTTTTCGGCCCGAACTCGCCTCGCTCAACATGGGCTCCTTCAACTTCGGCCTGTTCCCGATGCTCGAGCGCTATCGCGATTTCACCCATCAATGGGAGCGCCGGCACCTGGAGTCTTCACGCAACCTCGTTTTCCGCAACACCTTCGCCGAGATCGAGGAGGTCCTCTCGCTGTGTGCGCCCGGCGGCACGCGATTTGAATTCGAGTGCTACGATGTTGGCCATCTCTACAATCTCAAGCACTTTGTTGACCGCAGTCTGGTCCGGCCGCCATTCTTCATCCAATCCGTCTTCGGCCTGCTCGGCGGGATCGGCGCGCATTACGAGGACGTCGCCACGATGCGCCGCACTGCCGAGCGGCTGTTCGGTGACGACTATGTTTGGTCGGTGCTCGGCGCTGGCGCGGCGCAGATGCGCGTAGGCGCCATGGCGGCCGCGATGGGCGGCAACATCCGTGTGGGCCTCGAGGACAGCCTTTGGGCAGGCCCCGGGAAGCTCGCCAGCTCCAGCGCGGAGCAGGTGAGACTAGCCCGCTCGATCCTCGCAGGACTCGGATTGGAGCTGGCAACGCCGGACGAGGCGCGCGCCATGCTGAAGCTGAAAGGGACCGGTGATGTCGGCTTCTGA
- a CDS encoding DUF1028 domain-containing protein — translation MTYSIVARDAITGELGVASQSHYFALGRVVTFARAGVGAVATQSFVDPAYGPNGLDLMASGASAEPALTSLLAKDAERELRQVAFLDAAGGAAMFTGDRCVPYRAQLEANNVVVLGNMLASDDVVPAMLTAYENTAGSLVERMLAAMDAGEAAGGDARGRMSAALLVVSADTGPAPWSNRIIDVRVDEHPAPLVELRRLAKLCQAHTIFGASVFTPGLLSREAAATGPQLAEALRTLTDAQALIGADLEPTFWKGVLLIRAGEICSGKKLVATTVAGRPQYRAFVEGLHAVGILQLSSNELLGA, via the coding sequence ATGACGTATTCGATTGTCGCCAGAGACGCAATCACCGGCGAGTTGGGTGTGGCCAGCCAGTCGCATTATTTTGCTCTTGGGCGCGTTGTGACGTTTGCGCGAGCTGGCGTTGGTGCAGTTGCGACCCAGTCTTTCGTCGATCCAGCTTACGGGCCGAATGGGCTAGATCTTATGGCCTCAGGCGCGTCGGCGGAGCCGGCGCTCACGTCACTGCTCGCAAAGGACGCCGAGCGAGAACTTCGCCAGGTCGCGTTCCTCGATGCCGCCGGCGGGGCAGCCATGTTCACTGGCGATCGCTGCGTTCCGTACCGGGCTCAGCTAGAGGCCAATAACGTTGTGGTGCTGGGCAACATGCTCGCCAGCGACGACGTCGTTCCTGCCATGCTGACAGCATACGAGAACACTGCCGGCTCACTCGTCGAGCGTATGCTCGCGGCCATGGATGCAGGTGAGGCCGCCGGAGGTGACGCCCGTGGCCGAATGTCGGCCGCGCTCCTTGTGGTTTCTGCCGATACCGGTCCAGCGCCTTGGAGCAACCGGATCATCGATGTACGAGTTGACGAGCATCCGGCCCCGCTCGTCGAATTGCGCAGGCTCGCCAAACTGTGTCAGGCACACACGATCTTCGGTGCCTCTGTCTTCACACCTGGGCTGCTCTCGCGCGAAGCGGCAGCGACAGGTCCGCAGCTTGCGGAAGCACTGCGTACGCTCACGGACGCTCAGGCACTGATCGGCGCTGACCTCGAGCCAACTTTCTGGAAGGGTGTGCTGCTGATCCGCGCCGGCGAGATTTGCTCGGGAAAGAAACTCGTTGCCACCACGGTCGCGGGGCGACCGCAGTACCGGGCCTTCGTGGAGGGCCTGCACGCGGTCGGAATCCTTCAGCTGTCATCGAACGAACTGCTCGGTGCGTGA
- a CDS encoding GntR family transcriptional regulator has protein sequence MQKSNIIALPPLPSVARGSMTDQVYRHLRDGLMAGRFAPGQRLTIRYLAEALGSSPMPVREALRRLQAEGAFEFSGTARLSVGQLSEGQLRDLRDARVALEGLLAERAAARMTCVDDAEVRQLYGRLQAAADAVDVTAYLWTNFAFHRRIYQIAQAPMILGAVENFWLLIGPCFVLVAPDAAHLQRSMEAHRQILDALLDRDAPAARAAVTDDIMQAANCLCRVLDKAAKQRSVAAPRRGRGDIPA, from the coding sequence TTGCAAAAGAGCAACATCATTGCCTTGCCGCCATTGCCATCCGTTGCCCGGGGCTCAATGACGGATCAGGTGTACCGGCATCTGAGAGATGGCCTGATGGCCGGCCGCTTTGCGCCGGGCCAGAGGCTGACAATCCGCTATCTTGCCGAGGCGCTGGGCTCGAGCCCAATGCCGGTGCGCGAGGCGCTCCGCCGCCTGCAAGCCGAAGGTGCCTTCGAATTCAGCGGTACGGCGCGGCTGAGCGTTGGTCAGCTGTCGGAGGGGCAGCTGCGGGATCTGCGCGATGCGCGCGTGGCGCTCGAGGGGCTGCTGGCGGAGCGCGCAGCCGCGCGCATGACGTGCGTCGATGATGCCGAGGTCAGGCAGCTCTACGGTCGGCTTCAGGCAGCCGCTGACGCAGTCGATGTGACCGCTTATCTCTGGACGAATTTTGCCTTTCACCGGCGGATCTACCAGATCGCGCAGGCGCCGATGATTCTCGGCGCCGTCGAGAATTTCTGGCTGCTCATTGGTCCCTGTTTCGTGCTCGTTGCGCCCGACGCTGCCCACCTGCAGCGCTCCATGGAGGCGCACCGCCAGATCCTCGATGCGCTGCTGGATCGCGACGCCCCCGCCGCCCGCGCGGCCGTGACAGACGACATCATGCAGGCGGCCAATTGCCTGTGTCGCGTTCTCGACAAAGCGGCCAAGCAGCGCTCCGTTGCTGCTCCAAGACGCGGGCGGGGAGATATACCGGCATGA
- a CDS encoding YybH family protein yields MPTVDEDRAAILKVHRDWWAANYKWDIPLMRTCFPSGAAFLNFNLSGDPYFGREELTAFWEWFKDTPRSKPAVMHIWRLDVRGDMAYLLCEGNFETLEKPEQYLRSTEIYVRNDGEGKPEWKIWHFHCSEMAPKDKIRQPFGDSYATRGVGYLPPSFGKSFSVTDDQKP; encoded by the coding sequence ATGCCGACTGTAGATGAGGACCGAGCAGCCATTTTGAAGGTACACCGCGATTGGTGGGCCGCCAATTACAAGTGGGACATCCCCTTGATGCGAACCTGCTTCCCGAGTGGCGCCGCATTCTTGAATTTCAACCTGAGCGGCGATCCGTACTTCGGTCGCGAAGAACTTACCGCCTTCTGGGAGTGGTTCAAGGACACGCCGCGCTCGAAGCCTGCGGTCATGCACATCTGGCGTCTGGATGTCCGCGGCGACATGGCTTACCTGCTTTGCGAAGGCAACTTCGAGACGCTCGAGAAGCCGGAACAGTACCTGCGCAGCACCGAAATCTACGTGCGTAACGACGGAGAGGGAAAGCCGGAGTGGAAGATCTGGCACTTCCACTGCTCGGAGATGGCGCCAAAAGATAAGATCCGGCAGCCGTTCGGCGATAGCTATGCCACCCGCGGTGTGGGCTATCTACCGCCGAGTTTTGGCAAGAGCTTCTCGGTCACGGACGACCAAAAGCCATAA